A single region of the Bacillus cereus genome encodes:
- a CDS encoding DMT family transporter, whose product MKTEKFFTHPIGVFIAAIVATFLWGSAFPFIKLSYVELGIQPQEVGEQILFAGYRFFLSGAMLLLFFKALGKDMQFKKGTGKQLVQIGLFQTFLQYICFYIGMSYSSGIEGAIISGTSSFFQILLAHFLYKDDALNMRKVIGVSIGFCGVILVNVPSDGSLSFHFGIGSLLLLGAAMMYSYGNILAKEGSKTLDIGYMTAYQMIFGSIGLLCIGAFQVGVIPFTFNLHAILMLIYLSFLSAAGFCIWNTIMKYNKVGKVSMYMFFIPVFGVLLSSLILGEAIHSFVLFGLACVAAGIIVVNRAPAKQKIEQEKQVA is encoded by the coding sequence TTGAAGACAGAGAAATTTTTCACCCATCCGATTGGCGTATTTATTGCTGCAATAGTAGCAACCTTTTTATGGGGAAGCGCATTTCCCTTTATTAAATTAAGCTATGTTGAACTTGGAATTCAGCCACAAGAAGTCGGAGAACAAATATTATTTGCGGGTTATCGCTTTTTCTTATCTGGTGCAATGCTCTTATTATTTTTTAAAGCGTTAGGAAAAGATATGCAGTTCAAAAAGGGAACAGGGAAGCAGTTAGTTCAAATTGGTTTGTTCCAAACTTTTCTTCAATATATATGTTTTTATATTGGAATGAGTTACAGTTCAGGAATTGAAGGAGCGATTATTTCAGGAACATCATCATTCTTTCAAATTTTACTCGCGCACTTTTTATATAAAGATGATGCTCTAAATATGAGAAAAGTAATTGGGGTATCTATCGGTTTTTGTGGTGTGATTTTGGTGAATGTACCGAGTGATGGAAGCTTATCATTCCACTTTGGAATAGGTAGCTTATTACTTCTTGGGGCAGCAATGATGTATTCGTATGGAAATATACTAGCAAAAGAAGGTAGTAAAACGTTAGATATTGGGTATATGACAGCATACCAAATGATTTTTGGATCAATTGGGTTACTATGTATAGGGGCATTTCAAGTTGGAGTAATACCATTTACATTTAACCTACATGCAATACTTATGCTCATATATTTATCGTTCTTATCGGCAGCGGGATTTTGTATATGGAATACAATTATGAAGTATAACAAAGTAGGAAAAGTTTCGATGTATATGTTCTTTATACCAGTGTTTGGTGTGTTACTATCCAGTCTAATTTTAGGTGAAGCAATTCATTCCTTTGTACTATTTGGATTAGCATGTGTTGCAGCGGGAATTATTGTAGTAAATCGTGCTCCGGCTAAACAGAAAATTGAGCAAGAAAAACAGGTAGCATAG
- a CDS encoding cation-translocating P-type ATPase, which yields MSNWYSKTKDQTLIDLETNEQHGLTDEIVNERLKQYGPNELTTKQKRTLWQRIFSQINDVLVYVLIIAALISAFVGEWADASIIALVVILNAVIGVIQESKAEQALEALKKMATPKAIVKRDGELKEIPSEYVVPGDIVMLDAGRYIPCDLRLIETANLKVEESALTGESVPVDKDAIYHPSMQSDEQVPLGDQKNMAFMSTLVTYGRGVGVAVETGMHSQIGKIATLLHEADDDMTPLQKSLAQVGKYLGFVAVAICVIMFLIGFLQGRDTLEMFMTAISLAVAAIPEGLPAIVSIVLAIGVQRMIKQNVIIRKLPAVEALGSVTIICSDKTGTLTQNKMTVTHFYSDNTYDHLENLDVNNDAQRLLLENMVLCNDASYNNDSQTGDPTEIALLVAGNTFNMQKDHLEKIHERVNELPFDSDRKMMSTVHTYDESYYSMTKGAIDKLLPRCTHIFKSGKIEVLTDADKNQILEAAGSMSQEALRVLSFAFKQHNANDVDINHLEENLIFIGLVGMIDPPRTEVKDSITECKKAGIRTVMITGDHKDTAFAIAKELGIAEEKSEIMIGTELDNISDTELASKINHLNVFARVSPEHKVKIVKALRAKGNIVSMTGDGVNDAPSLKQADVGVAMGITGTDVAKGAADVVLTDDNFSSIVKAVEEGRNIYRNIKKSILFLLSCNFGEIITLFLAILLGWATPLRPIHILWVNLITDTLPALSLGVDPEDSDVMKEKPRRAKESLFSGSVPFLIFNGVVIGLLTLAAFIVGAKFYTGDTNLFPLFPEKIDEDALLHAQTMAFVVLSFSQLVHSFNLRSRTKSIFSIGLFTNKYLVFSLLIGVLMQVCIISIPPLANIFGVHALTMRDWGFVLLLSIIPLVLNEIIKLVRRN from the coding sequence ATGAGCAATTGGTACAGTAAGACGAAAGATCAAACATTAATCGATCTAGAAACAAATGAACAACACGGTTTAACAGATGAAATCGTAAATGAACGTTTAAAGCAATATGGCCCTAATGAATTAACAACAAAACAAAAACGTACTTTATGGCAACGCATTTTCTCCCAAATTAACGACGTCCTCGTATACGTCCTTATTATTGCTGCCCTTATTTCCGCCTTTGTAGGTGAATGGGCCGATGCAAGTATTATCGCGCTCGTTGTTATTTTAAATGCAGTTATTGGTGTCATCCAAGAATCCAAGGCCGAGCAAGCTTTAGAAGCACTAAAGAAAATGGCGACACCTAAAGCTATCGTAAAACGAGACGGCGAACTTAAAGAAATCCCATCTGAGTACGTCGTTCCAGGTGATATCGTTATGCTTGATGCCGGACGATATATACCATGTGATTTACGGCTTATCGAAACTGCTAATTTAAAGGTTGAAGAATCTGCCCTAACTGGTGAATCTGTCCCTGTCGATAAAGATGCAATCTACCACCCTTCCATGCAAAGTGATGAGCAAGTACCATTAGGCGATCAAAAAAATATGGCCTTTATGTCGACGCTAGTAACATACGGACGTGGCGTCGGCGTTGCTGTTGAAACTGGGATGCACTCACAAATTGGTAAGATTGCTACCCTTTTACATGAAGCAGACGATGATATGACACCACTTCAAAAAAGCTTAGCACAGGTAGGAAAATATTTAGGCTTTGTCGCTGTAGCTATTTGCGTCATTATGTTTCTCATCGGTTTTTTACAAGGACGAGATACGTTAGAAATGTTTATGACTGCAATTAGTTTAGCTGTTGCAGCCATTCCAGAAGGCTTACCAGCTATCGTTTCCATCGTTCTTGCAATTGGTGTTCAGCGTATGATTAAACAAAATGTTATTATTCGTAAACTACCAGCTGTTGAAGCTCTCGGTTCTGTCACAATTATTTGTTCAGATAAAACAGGTACGTTAACACAAAATAAAATGACTGTTACTCACTTTTATAGTGATAACACATACGATCATTTAGAAAATCTAGATGTAAATAATGATGCGCAACGTCTATTGTTAGAAAATATGGTGCTATGTAATGATGCGTCTTACAATAATGACTCACAAACTGGAGACCCGACTGAAATTGCGCTTCTCGTTGCTGGAAACACTTTTAACATGCAAAAGGATCATTTAGAAAAAATACATGAACGCGTTAACGAATTGCCTTTCGATTCAGATCGTAAAATGATGTCGACCGTGCATACATACGATGAAAGCTACTATAGCATGACGAAAGGTGCTATTGATAAACTCTTACCTCGATGTACCCACATATTTAAAAGCGGTAAAATCGAAGTTCTAACAGATGCTGATAAAAATCAAATATTAGAAGCTGCCGGGTCAATGTCTCAAGAAGCTTTAAGAGTACTTTCATTCGCATTTAAACAACATAATGCGAACGATGTAGATATAAATCATCTCGAAGAAAACCTCATCTTTATCGGTCTTGTCGGTATGATTGATCCACCACGTACAGAAGTAAAAGATTCCATTACAGAGTGTAAAAAAGCTGGTATTCGTACAGTTATGATTACTGGCGATCATAAGGATACCGCCTTTGCAATTGCCAAAGAACTTGGTATCGCTGAAGAAAAATCTGAAATTATGATCGGAACTGAACTAGATAACATTTCAGATACAGAACTAGCAAGCAAAATTAATCACTTAAATGTATTCGCTAGAGTCTCTCCAGAGCATAAAGTAAAGATCGTAAAAGCATTACGTGCTAAAGGAAATATCGTTTCTATGACTGGTGATGGCGTCAATGATGCTCCATCTTTAAAACAAGCAGATGTTGGAGTAGCAATGGGCATTACAGGGACAGATGTCGCAAAAGGCGCAGCAGATGTCGTTTTAACAGACGATAACTTCTCATCTATCGTGAAAGCCGTTGAAGAAGGTAGAAATATTTACCGGAACATAAAAAAATCTATTCTCTTCCTACTGTCTTGTAACTTTGGAGAAATTATCACGTTATTTTTAGCAATTTTACTTGGCTGGGCGACACCTTTACGCCCAATCCACATTTTGTGGGTCAATTTAATTACCGACACACTTCCTGCGCTATCACTTGGTGTTGACCCTGAAGATTCAGATGTGATGAAAGAAAAGCCACGACGCGCGAAAGAAAGCCTATTTAGTGGTAGCGTTCCTTTTCTTATTTTCAACGGGGTTGTAATTGGACTTTTAACGTTAGCAGCCTTTATCGTCGGGGCAAAATTCTATACCGGAGATACAAACTTATTTCCTCTTTTCCCAGAGAAAATTGATGAAGATGCTCTATTACATGCTCAAACGATGGCATTTGTTGTTCTTAGTTTTTCTCAGCTCGTTCATTCATTTAACTTGCGTTCAAGAACGAAATCCATTTTTTCAATTGGGCTATTTACAAATAAATATTTAGTCTTCTCACTTCTTATCGGGGTTCTTATGCAAGTTTGTATCATCTCCATCCCACCTCTTGCAAATATATTCGGTGTACATGCATTAACAATGCGAGATTGGGGCTTTGTTCTCTTATTAAGTATCATTCCGCTTGTTTTGAATGAAATCATTAAATTAGTTAGAAGAAACTAA
- a CDS encoding lysoplasmalogenase, translating to MNVLYIVLVGQIILFLMGAIYAIGQTKRTRNNMPLPLVVRLILSFSLTGSAIWIWLQDPSVEYSTWVALGMTLSTIGDLFMAGLIPIGHRLIGGMVTFALAHCFYVKAFLQTGISWNGFWIGLLVYGLFLIIGWFFFIRNEKQDKLFTIGALIYGLWVGGMACFAFALYYENTGIWWVPALGGLLFVISDFIIGVTDIGGRKLKYEPLWIWFTYVAAQMCIVYVGL from the coding sequence ATGAATGTACTTTACATTGTGTTAGTCGGGCAAATTATTCTTTTTTTAATGGGAGCAATTTATGCAATAGGACAGACGAAAAGAACGAGAAATAATATGCCGTTGCCGTTAGTGGTTCGTCTTATTCTGAGTTTTTCTTTAACTGGTAGTGCAATTTGGATATGGTTACAAGATCCGTCGGTAGAATACAGTACATGGGTTGCACTTGGTATGACTTTATCAACTATAGGAGATTTATTTATGGCAGGATTGATTCCAATTGGTCATCGATTAATTGGAGGAATGGTTACTTTCGCTCTTGCACATTGCTTCTATGTGAAAGCATTTTTACAAACAGGTATTTCATGGAATGGTTTTTGGATTGGTTTACTCGTATACGGACTCTTTTTAATTATAGGATGGTTCTTTTTTATCCGAAATGAAAAACAGGATAAATTATTTACGATAGGGGCTCTAATTTACGGTTTGTGGGTCGGAGGAATGGCTTGTTTTGCATTCGCCTTATATTACGAGAATACAGGAATATGGTGGGTGCCAGCACTTGGTGGTTTATTGTTCGTGATTTCTGATTTTATTATCGGTGTTACAGATATCGGGGGGCGCAAACTGAAGTATGAACCACTTTGGATTTGGTTTACATATGTCGCAGCGCAGATGTGTATTGTATATGTAGGATTATAA
- a CDS encoding YihY/virulence factor BrkB family protein has translation MRKILEKVRRNRTYSFGKDLYDRTMRDDVAGLAAQLAYFFLLAIFPGLVFLITLLGFIPIQTEDVLSLLEVYVPDDAMNLIEVNVDKVVNQQNGGLLSFGLLSMLWFASNGVNAVMNAFNRAYDVNETRSFIKTRALSIVFTLAIIFMIVFALIVPVFGQVIGAAVFKALGLSDSFSYVWSITRLVASFFVLFALFSFLYTFAPDRKLKRREVISGATFATVGWIVVSYSFAYYVDKFANYANTYGGLGGIIILMLWFYLTGWVILLGGEINGLLHHYRTGDNNSRNEK, from the coding sequence ATGAGAAAAATTTTAGAAAAGGTGAGAAGAAATCGCACTTATTCGTTTGGAAAAGATTTATATGACCGGACAATGCGCGATGATGTAGCGGGCTTGGCAGCACAGCTCGCTTATTTCTTCTTGCTTGCAATTTTTCCTGGGCTCGTTTTCTTAATTACGCTTCTTGGATTTATTCCCATTCAAACAGAGGATGTGCTTAGTTTATTAGAGGTTTATGTACCAGATGATGCGATGAACTTAATTGAAGTAAACGTAGATAAAGTTGTAAATCAGCAAAATGGTGGTTTATTATCATTCGGTTTACTATCGATGTTATGGTTTGCTTCAAACGGGGTGAATGCGGTTATGAACGCTTTTAACCGCGCCTATGATGTGAACGAAACACGATCTTTTATTAAAACAAGAGCGTTATCAATTGTGTTTACATTAGCTATTATTTTTATGATTGTCTTTGCTTTAATTGTCCCGGTATTCGGACAAGTTATTGGAGCAGCGGTGTTTAAAGCGCTCGGTTTATCAGATAGTTTTTCTTACGTGTGGAGTATTACGCGGTTAGTAGCGAGTTTCTTCGTTTTATTCGCATTGTTTAGTTTTTTATATACATTTGCACCAGATCGAAAGTTAAAAAGAAGAGAAGTCATTTCAGGAGCAACATTTGCTACTGTAGGATGGATTGTGGTATCGTACTCATTTGCTTATTATGTAGATAAGTTTGCGAATTACGCAAATACATATGGTGGTCTCGGTGGTATTATTATTTTAATGTTATGGTTTTACTTGACTGGGTGGGTAATTTTACTTGGCGGTGAAATTAATGGCTTACTCCATCATTATAGAACGGGTGACAATAATTCCCGTAATGAAAAGTGA
- a CDS encoding DUF1128 domain-containing protein, whose translation MDLSVKSEENVEYMVEAIKEKLRMVNAGAMRAASFNEEMYEDLRDIYEHVMKRETFSISEMQAITEELGTLIKK comes from the coding sequence GTGGATTTATCCGTAAAATCAGAAGAAAACGTTGAATACATGGTAGAAGCTATTAAAGAAAAACTACGCATGGTTAATGCTGGGGCAATGAGAGCAGCTAGCTTTAACGAAGAAATGTACGAGGACTTACGTGACATTTATGAGCATGTTATGAAACGTGAAACATTTAGCATTAGTGAAATGCAAGCTATTACAGAAGAGTTAGGTACATTAATTAAAAAATAA
- the lepB gene encoding signal peptidase I — protein sequence MMQKKKRLREFFEIIAIACLLVFLAKIFLFFPTTVKGASMRPTLQDGDKVIINKLAKKFESYEREDIIVVKTDNFYVKRVIGLPGDVIEMKNDQLYVNHQVKNEEYLNNNKKQAEKLLINLTEDFGPITIPKNKIFVMGDNRLVSRDSRNGLGLIDRTEVLGKLMAIYYPFEHVKIVN from the coding sequence ATGATGCAAAAGAAAAAACGTTTGCGTGAATTCTTTGAAATAATTGCAATAGCATGTTTATTAGTGTTTTTGGCAAAAATCTTTTTGTTTTTTCCTACGACTGTAAAAGGAGCATCGATGAGGCCGACGTTACAAGATGGAGATAAAGTAATCATTAATAAACTTGCCAAGAAATTTGAAAGTTATGAGAGAGAGGATATTATTGTCGTGAAGACAGATAATTTTTACGTGAAGAGAGTTATTGGATTGCCAGGAGATGTAATTGAGATGAAGAATGATCAATTATATGTTAATCATCAAGTGAAAAACGAAGAGTATTTAAATAATAATAAAAAACAGGCAGAAAAATTACTTATCAATTTAACTGAAGATTTTGGACCGATTACAATTCCTAAAAATAAAATTTTTGTGATGGGAGATAATCGTTTAGTTAGTAGGGATAGTAGGAACGGCTTAGGGCTCATTGATAGAACAGAAGTATTAGGAAAGCTCATGGCGATATATTATCCATTTGAACATGTGAAAATTGTAAATTAA
- a CDS encoding low molecular weight protein-tyrosine-phosphatase: MAEAIFRDFVVKEGLEEKIVIDSAGTGDWHIGHPPHKGTQKILKENEVAFEGIKARQVEKEDLTKFDYIIAMDNKNIADLKSLGKTGGYIGMLSDFVPDGGWTGVPDPYFTGNFQEVYDLVTEGCAKLLAFIRNEQGI, translated from the coding sequence ATGGCAGAAGCGATTTTTCGAGATTTTGTCGTAAAAGAGGGACTCGAAGAGAAAATTGTCATTGATTCTGCAGGAACTGGAGATTGGCATATTGGTCATCCACCACATAAAGGAACACAAAAAATTTTAAAAGAAAATGAAGTCGCTTTTGAAGGAATTAAAGCAAGGCAAGTAGAAAAAGAAGACTTAACAAAGTTTGATTATATTATTGCCATGGACAACAAGAATATAGCAGATTTAAAAAGTTTAGGTAAAACTGGAGGCTATATTGGTATGCTGTCCGATTTTGTTCCAGACGGTGGCTGGACAGGCGTTCCTGACCCTTACTTTACAGGGAACTTCCAAGAAGTGTATGACCTTGTAACAGAAGGGTGTGCAAAGCTATTAGCTTTCATTCGAAATGAACAAGGAATATGA
- a CDS encoding DUF4075 domain-containing protein, translating into MAKKNNIARNIAIGVAAGVAVSMLKKENREKVKNTAEKAKTKMIEIGENAKIKEKVQTVTDKGRELADFNVVKAKVAEIKKLTPSVVETLKETKEIFSKRKVEREEKPETIEIQAVSPKVDELKAEEEPVVAEDGGMKEARELFMKDSNAEEKKTEAYIELKQDKEEKKSV; encoded by the coding sequence ATGGCAAAGAAAAATAATATTGCTCGAAATATTGCGATTGGTGTAGCTGCAGGTGTAGCTGTATCTATGTTAAAGAAAGAAAACCGTGAAAAAGTAAAAAATACGGCAGAAAAAGCAAAAACAAAGATGATTGAAATTGGTGAAAATGCGAAAATCAAAGAAAAAGTGCAAACTGTTACAGATAAAGGACGCGAGCTTGCTGATTTCAATGTAGTGAAAGCGAAAGTAGCAGAAATTAAAAAATTGACGCCGTCTGTTGTAGAAACGTTAAAAGAAACGAAAGAAATTTTTAGTAAGAGAAAAGTTGAGCGAGAAGAAAAGCCAGAAACGATTGAAATTCAAGCTGTATCTCCGAAGGTAGATGAGCTTAAAGCAGAAGAAGAGCCGGTAGTTGCTGAAGATGGCGGTATGAAAGAAGCGCGTGAATTATTTATGAAAGACTCAAATGCAGAGGAAAAAAAAACTGAAGCGTACATTGAGTTAAAGCAAGATAAAGAAGAGAAGAAAAGCGTTTAA
- a CDS encoding heavy metal translocating P-type ATPase, translating to MNSEVKTLQEKKDIPNPSLWDTLKKHYELIFAIASGIFILAGWLFTKNEAISAGITFYILAYIVGGFAKAKEGIEDTIEEKELNVEMLMLFAAIGAAIIGYWAEGAILIFIFALSGAMESYTLSKSQKEISALLDLQPEEALRISNGTEERIPVGQLEINDIILIKPGERVPADGTIHNGETNIDEAAITGEPIPNEKKFGDEVFAGTVNLRGAIEVKITKPSDQTLFQKIIRLVQSAQSEKSPSQLFIEKFEGTYVKGVLLVVALMMFVPHFLLDWSWNETFYRAMILLVVASPCALVAAITPATLSAISNGARNGILFKGGIHLERLASVKAIAFDKTGTLTQGKPTVTDVYVREGIAESEVLSITAAIESHSTHPLAEAIVKYAKHAYDITIKKPENVEDVTGFGLKGILENNAYKIGKADFIGEETKTFHNGISTSLEKEGKTVVYISDEDGILGLIALKDTLRQETIAAIRDLQSIGVEAIMITGDNEETAKAIANESNIKEYYASCLPETKVETIKQLKEKYGTVAMVGDGINDAPALATASIGVAMGEGTDVALETADVVLMKNELSRLSQAIRLSKRMNRIVKQNVIFSLAVIAMLICSNFLQFLALPFGVIGHEGSTILVILNGLRLLKGNK from the coding sequence ATGAACTCAGAAGTAAAAACATTACAAGAAAAAAAAGATATTCCCAATCCCTCTTTATGGGACACATTAAAGAAACATTATGAACTTATATTTGCAATCGCATCTGGTATTTTCATTTTAGCTGGTTGGTTATTCACAAAAAATGAGGCAATAAGTGCAGGTATTACTTTCTATATCCTTGCTTATATAGTTGGAGGATTTGCAAAAGCGAAAGAAGGTATCGAAGACACAATTGAAGAGAAAGAGCTAAATGTTGAAATGCTCATGCTCTTTGCAGCTATCGGTGCTGCAATTATTGGCTACTGGGCAGAGGGTGCTATTTTAATCTTCATCTTTGCATTAAGTGGAGCAATGGAATCTTATACATTAAGTAAAAGCCAAAAAGAAATTTCAGCGCTTCTTGATCTACAACCGGAAGAAGCATTACGTATTTCCAACGGAACTGAGGAACGTATTCCCGTTGGACAATTAGAAATTAACGATATTATTTTAATTAAGCCAGGTGAGCGTGTTCCTGCTGATGGCACAATTCATAATGGTGAAACAAATATTGATGAAGCAGCTATTACAGGAGAACCTATTCCGAATGAGAAAAAATTCGGCGATGAAGTATTTGCCGGCACTGTAAATTTACGTGGTGCTATCGAAGTTAAAATTACGAAACCGAGCGATCAAACATTATTCCAAAAGATTATTCGTCTCGTTCAAAGTGCACAAAGCGAAAAATCACCATCACAACTATTCATCGAAAAATTTGAAGGAACATACGTAAAAGGTGTACTACTCGTTGTTGCGCTTATGATGTTCGTCCCTCATTTCTTACTTGATTGGAGCTGGAATGAAACGTTTTATCGCGCTATGATCTTACTTGTAGTCGCTTCTCCTTGTGCGCTAGTTGCAGCCATTACACCAGCAACTTTATCAGCAATTTCAAACGGAGCGAGAAATGGTATTCTCTTTAAAGGTGGTATTCATTTAGAACGTCTAGCTTCAGTAAAGGCGATTGCCTTTGATAAAACAGGAACATTAACACAAGGAAAACCTACTGTAACAGATGTATATGTTCGAGAAGGCATAGCAGAAAGTGAAGTACTTTCTATTACAGCAGCGATTGAAAGTCACTCTACACATCCTTTAGCAGAAGCAATTGTTAAATATGCAAAACATGCTTACGACATTACGATAAAAAAACCAGAAAACGTTGAAGATGTAACTGGTTTTGGATTAAAAGGAATATTAGAAAACAACGCTTATAAAATTGGTAAAGCTGATTTTATCGGAGAAGAAACAAAAACATTTCATAATGGCATTTCTACCTCACTTGAAAAAGAGGGAAAAACTGTCGTTTATATTAGTGATGAGGATGGTATTCTTGGACTGATCGCTTTAAAAGATACCCTTCGCCAAGAAACAATAGCCGCTATTCGTGATTTGCAAAGCATTGGTGTAGAAGCAATCATGATTACTGGTGATAATGAAGAAACAGCAAAAGCAATTGCCAATGAAAGTAATATAAAAGAATATTACGCATCATGTTTACCAGAAACGAAAGTTGAAACGATAAAGCAGTTAAAAGAAAAGTACGGTACAGTAGCAATGGTCGGAGACGGTATAAATGACGCACCTGCGCTCGCTACTGCTAGTATTGGTGTGGCAATGGGTGAAGGAACAGATGTAGCATTAGAGACTGCAGACGTTGTTCTCATGAAGAACGAATTATCTCGTCTCTCTCAAGCAATCCGTTTATCAAAACGAATGAACCGTATTGTGAAGCAAAATGTAATCTTTTCGCTAGCTGTAATTGCAATGCTGATTTGTTCAAACTTCTTGCAATTTTTAGCTCTTCCATTCGGTGTTATTGGGCATGAAGGAAGTACGATTCTTGTCATTTTGAATGGCTTACGATTATTAAAAGGAAACAAATAA